The proteins below come from a single Metarhizium brunneum chromosome 1, complete sequence genomic window:
- the Znfx1_2 gene encoding NFX1-type zinc finger-containing protein 1 — protein MASGELASGRAKKLIERFKNNIEGKSTISTNQDANHFLEATDILCRCKTPAFYVESIISSAKGVETLGSVVRSDLSTGFISSVMTMLMKHLSNPMVKTINSGHFLQRILFAVLCPPTFWSAVLKHQQSTGFSVGEVETFAWLCLEIVSMKSPELDTLYGDVGALMDSQSLIRAASHPVRKLAYRIEKILKLHSIAATATTGHGPGGRHDNDFLDFRAISIYPTADEVRSMDEPFLQRLDDVFDVPRESRSATYLSWLYRLLREDMLADMRDNLAIAWGQRKGRRKPPRLGGLSLVGFGDGSKTRVNPLALQLQCEDGIVFPRSIDQRDRKTFLEGSGKSFMKNNSIGVLCRNNDIIAFGCLIRNVDLLLKKTPTVVIKFINVEALKNSLEALLHPMKGELQFHVVDTATFAYEPILQRLKEIYEIPLEDMVLDPKSATSLYQPPEKLSQLLRQLRAALDKQQEVNLSSFGHIGGSIRVSGAQLESLINGLENCVGQIQGPPGTGKSFIGALISRIILKLTNYRILVLSYTNHALDQFLEDLLDIGVSERDMVRIGSKSTTRTEPLRLETLCKQPAFRFSFEVNATIRKYKSEASDVNERLVDVGEKLATAYVDPDDILTLLEFSEDATPFWPAFQVPKQDDGFELMGKNNKPIRAGEILELWVQGQDSGVVRALLASMDPASRSVWSIPISSRTEFLNQWCSKVRHDQTQEFASLAEMSSRIQREIDSLYNESKRKVLRSKRVIGCTTTAAAMYQSIIESAQPDMVLVEEAGEILEAHIITALSSSVKQLVLIGDHKQLRPKVNNYTLTVEKGEGFNLNMSMFERLIHQGHSYTTLREQHRSHPEISHFVRRLAYEHLENNPKTLEREKVRGLKGRVIFVHHEHQEEKLADVADRQLGESKKNAFEAEMVLKMVRYLSQQGYKSKHMVVLTPYLGQLSLLRQKLSRDHDPWLNDLDSYELTRAGLMTQAAAKVNKQPLRLSTIDNYQGEESDIVIASLTRSNSSGDIGFMAAPERLVVLMSRARNCAVLFGNMHTFTKSKKGGELWGDFFQALKEKECLFDGVPVYCERHPDREALLKSANDFDQHCPDGGCSEPCGKPLSCGKHACDLRCHRAIDHSQFPCNKRVSHTCVRGHKSKILCSTKVEGCKSCAREDEEIRRRAAQDLKLEIMRQEKQAAYASELQKIGDEIDHYERVLAYKREEQTQQAQLEEKKAKLKGLKAAQERREAVESSKKAQARKDQPRTGNSKNSGSKLKSQAQQEWEWMKEHGEPSNEALNKLMDLIGLETVKEEFLAVKSNIDTKIRQELSLSEERLSCSLLGNPGTGKTTVARLWAEFLACTGALPGDGFKETSGSKLANMGVSGCEKLLEDLKDNGGGVLFIDEAYQLSSGNSPGGKAVLDYLLAEVENLRGKVSFVIAGYDKQMETFFAHNPGFPSRFPIQMRFNDYSDDELLQILQRQVDRKYKGRMAIEDGPDGLYFRIAARRIGRGRGKEGFGNARAVENVLAQMGKRQSTRLRQARRSGAKPDDHFLTKEDIIGPEPSATLVNCKAWQRLNEMIGLAEVKQEVRVLLDSLTTNYQRELEEEPLMSFSLNRVFIGSPGTGKTTVAKLYGKILASLGMLSNGEVVVKTPADFIGSVLGQSEAQTKAILASTIGKVLVIDEAYGLQGAGGADGSHVADPYRTAVVDTIVAEVQNVPGEDRCVILLGYKEQMEEMFQNVNPGLSRRFAIDSPFIFQDFDDDALSRILDLKLKDGGFQATAQAKRVALDILSRERNRPNFGNAGAIDNLLSKAKGGYQKRISAGKAKRSQLEAVDFDDNFDRRSATDVEELFAGDIGREKVISLLKNIQDRFRQLKSLGMDVDEEIPFNFLFRGPPGTGKTMTARKFGKLYYDMGFLSKAEVVECSATDLIGQYVGHTGPKVHKVLNNALGKVLFIDEAYRLAGHGFAKEAVDELVDSVTKEKYKGKLIIILAGYVKDINNLLSANPGMTSRFPETIDFDPLSAEDCLKLLTSSLAKRKADIERKGKLLDLSCLQYPSEDFERNILDLFRSLSGVEGWASARDVKQLAKDIFRNVDLSSPSLKVEQDEVSEALNTMLLKRSKMEQDAAATDLSLDLANLQLREGSRPPLPSQSNISTKSQQEERTNKTDDVVSTEEPDQDKSACDGLGIRDAGVRDEVWEQLQQDWAEEQRREAEYRELKEAQKSATDENRERIVRQLIEEEKRRKEEAAMKARLMALGRCPVGYHWIKQSGGYRCAGGSHYMSDADINAL, from the exons ATGGCGTCAGGAGAGTTGGCGTCTGGGAGAGCGAAAAAGCTGATAGAGCGGTTTAAGAACAACATTGAGGGGAAAAGCACAATCAGCACCAATCAGGATGCCAATCACTTTCTTGAGGCCACTGACATCTTATGTCGATGCAAAACGCCAGCTTTTTATGTAGAGTCGATCATTTCGAGCGCGAAAGGAGTCGAAACTCTGGGGAGCGTTGTGCGAAGCGATCTCTCCACGGGCTTCATCTCATCTGTCATGACCATGCTGATGAAGCATCTTTCGAATCCCATGGTAAAAACCATCAACAGTGGGCACTTTCTTCAACGCATCTTGTTCGCGGTCCTGTGCCCCCCTACTTTCTGGTCAGCTGTTCTCAAACACCAGCAGAGTACTGGATTTAGTGTGGGTGAAGTTGAGACTTTTGCCTGGCTTTGTTTGGAGATTGTCTCAATGAAGTCTCCCGAACTTGACACACTGTATGGCGACGTTGGGGCTTTGATGGATAGCCAGTCTCTCATCAGAGCAGCCTCACATCCGGTCAGGAAACTGGCCTATCGAATCGAAAAAATCCTCAAACTGCACTCGATTGCGGCTACCGCAACCACAGGTCATGGCCCCGGTGGCCGCCATGACAATGACTTCCTGGACTTTCGCGCAATCTCCATCTATCCGACCGCAGATGAAGTCCGTTCCATGGATGAACCATTTCTGCAACGGTTAGATGATGTGTTCGATGTTCCGCGCGAGTCTCGGTCAGCTACATACCTCTCGTGGCTCTATCGGCTACTGAGAGAAGACATGCTTGCAGATATGAGGGACAATCTTGCCATTGCATGGGGCCAGAGGAAGGGACGGCGGAAACCTCCACGTCTTGGCGGACTGAGCCTCGTAGGAttcggcgacggcagcaagaCGCGTGTTAATCCACTGGCTCTACAGCTGCAATGCGAGGATGGAATCGTATTCCCTCGTTCGATTGACCAGAGAGATCGAAAAACCTTCCTCGAAGGCTCTGGAAAATCGTTCATGAAAAACAACTCTATAGGCGTATTGTGCCGTAACAATGATATCATCGCCTTTGGCTGTCTAATTCGCAATGTCGACCTGCTGCTGAAAAAGACACCCACTGTCGTCATCAAGTTCATCAACGTAGAGGCATTGAAGAACTCATTGGAAGCACTCCTACATCCTATGAAAGGTGAACTCCAATTTCATGTTGTCGATACCGCTACTTTTGCCTATGAGCCCATCTTGCAGCGGTTGAAGGAGATTTACGAAATACCACTTGAAGACATGGTGCTGGATCCAAAATCGGCCACAAGCCTATATCAGCCGCCTGAAAAACTGTCGCAATTATTGAGGCAACTCCGAGCAGCACTTgacaagcaacaagaagTTAACCTGTCCTCCTTCGGCCACATAGGCGGATCTATCCGTGTATCTGGTGCACAGCTGGAATCTCTGATCAACGGTCTGGAAAACTGCGTTGGTCAGATACAAGGTCCGCCAGGCACGGGGAAATCATTCATCGGGGCTCTGATATCGAGAATCATCCTTAAGCTCACCAATTATCGGATTTTGGTGTTGAGCTATACAAACCATGCTCTGGACCAGTTTCTCGAGGACCTATTGGACATCGGAGTATCGGAAAGGGACATGGTGCGGATCGGTTCCAAATCGACAACGAGAACTGAACCTCTTCGGCTTGAAACACTCTGCAAACAGCCAGCATTTCGGTTCTCCTTTGAAGTCAATGCTACCATTCGAAAGTATAAATCAGAAGCCTCTGACGTCAATGAACGGCTCGTTGATGTAGGGGAAAAACTCGCAACCGCCTACGTCGACCCAGATGACATACTTACGCTGCTGGAGTTCTCCGAAGATGCGACACCTTTTTGGCCCGCATTTCAAGTCCCAAAGCAGGATGATGGCTTTGAACTAATGGGCAAGAATAACAAGCCGATTCGAGCAGGTGAAATTCTGGAGTTATGGGTACAGGGGCAAGATTCCGGTGTTGTTCGTGCTCTGCTAGCCTCCATGGACCCAGCATCTCGCTCGGTATGGAGCATCCCCATCAGCTCGCGAACGGAGTTTTTGAATCAGTGGTGCTCCAAAGTACGCCATGACCAGACCCAAGAGTTTGCTAGCCTTGCGGAGATGTCGAGCAGGATTCAGCGAGAAATTGACAGTTTGTACAACGAATCCAAGCGAAAGGTTCTGCGGAGTAAACGTGTTATTGGTTGCACTACTACTGCGGCGGCCATGTACCAATCTATCATCGAGTCAGCGCAGCCTGACATGGTCTTAGTCGAAGAGGCAGGAGAGATTCTAGAAGCTCACATCATCACTGCACTCAGCTCATCGGTGAAACAGCTCGTGCTCATTGGTGACCATAAACAACTTCGCCCCAAGGTAAACAACTATACCCTCACAGTGGAAAAGGGCGAAGGGTTCAACCtcaacatgtccatgttCGAAAGGCTGATACATCAGGGCCACTCATATACTACTCTCCGAGAACAGCATCGCAGCCATCCCGAGATTTCCCACTTTGTCCGTCGCCTGGCCTATGAACATCTTGAAAATAATCCGAAAACCCTCGAGCGTGAAAAAGTCAGAGGACTCAAAGGGAGAGTTATTTTTGTCCATCATGAGCACCAGGAGGAGAAACTTGCTGATGTGGCCGATCGTCAGCTGGGAGAGTCCAAGAAAAACGCGTTCGAGGCTGAAATGGTGCTCAAGATGGTCCGGTACCTAAGCCAGCAAGGATATAAATCCAAGCACATGGTAGTCCTGACGCCGTACTTGGGTCAGCTGTCGTTGTTGAGACAAAAACTCAGTCGTGATCATGACCCCTGGTTGAATGACCTGGACTCATATGAATTGACTCGTGCCGGGCTGATGACACAAGCCGCTGCCAAAGTGAACAAACAGCCGCTGCGGTTGTCCACCATTG ATAATTACCAAGGCGAGGAGAGCGACATTGTCATCGCGTCTCTCACCAGAAGCAACTCATCTGGAGATATCGGATTCATGGCCGCACCCGAGCGACTGGTGGTTCTCATGTCACGAGCGAGGAATTGCGCCGTGCTATTTGGAAATATGCACACTTTTACAAAGAGTAAAAAGGGCGGCGAGTTGTGGGGAGACTTTTTCCAGGCCCTTAAAGAAAAGGAGTGCTTGTTCGATGGTGTGCCTGTGTATTGTGAGCGACACCCTGATCGAGAGGCACTCCTGAAATCAGCAAATGACTTCGACCAGCATTGCCCTGATGGGGGCTGTTCAGAGCCTTG TGGCAAGCCGTTGAGCTGTGGGAAGCATGCCTGTGATCTTCGATGCCATCGAGCTATTGATCATTCTCAGTTTCCCTGCAACAAAAGGGTCTCTCATACTTGTGTTCGAGGGCACAAGTCGAAAATCCTCTGCTCAACAAAAGTTGAAGGCTGCAAGTCGTGTGCTCgcgaagatgaagagattCGCCGGCGCGCCGCACAAGACTTGAAGTTAGAGATCATGAGACAAGAAAAACAAGCCGCATATGCTAGTGAACTTCAAAAGATTGGCGATGAGATTGATCACTATGAGCGCGTCTTGGCTTACAAGAGAGAAGAGCAGACGCAACAGGCTCAgctggaagaaaagaaggccaAGCTGAAGGGCTTGAAGGCAGCCCAAGAAAGGAGAGAGGCAGTTGAAAGTTCCAAAAAGGCACAAGCGCGGAAGGACCAACCTAGGACGGGAAACAGCAAGAACTCGGGCTCCAAACTTAAGAGTCAAGCACAGCAAGAATGGGAATGGATGAAAGAGCACGGTGAGCCCAGTAATGAGGCTCTCAACAAACTCATGGACCTAATAGGTCTCGAGACTGTAAAGGAGGAATTCTTGGCTGTCAAGTCCAACATTGATACAAAAATCCGGCAAGAGCTATCGTTGTCCGAGGAAAGACTGAGCTGTTCATTGCTGGGCAATCCGGGGACGG GAAAAACAACAGTTGCTCGCCTGTGGGCAGAATTCCTTGCATGTACAGGAGCTCTCCCTggcgatggcttcaaggAAACCTCCGGATCCAAGCTTGCCAATATGGGCGTTTCTGGCTGCGAAAAGCTCTTAGAGGACCTGAAGGACAATGGAGGGGGCGTGTTATTTATTGACGAAGCTTACCAGTTGTCCTCGGGGAACAGTCCCGGCGGCAAGGCAGTATTGGACTATCTCCTTGCCGAGGTAGAGAACCTCCGTGGCAAAGTGTCATTCGTTATTGCGGGCTATGACAAGCAAATGGAAACCTTTTTCGCCCATAATCCTGGGTTTCCCAGCCGATTTCCGATCCAGATGCGATTCAACGACTACTcagacgacgagctgctccAGATCCTCCAACGCCAGGTTGACCGGAAATACAAGGGCAGAATGGCCATTGAAGACGGGCCCGACGGCTTGTATTTCCGAATAGCTGCTCGGCGGATTGGTCGCGGTCGAGGTAAAGAGGGCTTTGGTAATGCTCGTGCTGTAGAGAATGTACTGGCACAGATGGGGAAGAGGCAGTCAACCAGGCTTCGGCAAGCACGCCGGTCCGGTGCCAAGCCTGACGATCATTTTCTCACCAAAGAAGACATCATTGGTCCGGAGCCATCCGCGACGTTGGTCAATTGCAAGGCATGGCAGAGGCTGAATGAAATGATTGGCCTTGCCGAAGTAAAGCAGGAGGTTAGGGTTCTGCTGGACTCACTTACAACAAACTACCAAAGAGAGCTTGAAGAAGAACCCCTCATGTCCTTCTCTCTCAACCGCGTCTTCATCGGGTCTCCCGGAACTGGGAAAACGACAGTGGCTAAGCTTTACGGCAAGATACTAGCATCACTGGGCATGTTGTCGAACGGTGAGGTAGTTGTCAAGACGCCGGCCGACTTCATTGGGTCTGTGCTTGGACAGTCTGAGGCGCAGACCAAGGCCATACTCGCCTCGACGATAGGTAAAGTTCTCGTCATTGACGAGGCATACGGGCTGCAAGGTGCCGGGGGTGCCGATGGCTCGCATGTAGCCGACCCATATAGGACTGCTGTCGTGGACACCATTGTGGCCGAGGTTCAAAATGTGCCCGGCGAAGACAGATGTGTTATACTTCTGGGATACAAGGAACAAATGGAGGAAATGTTCCAAAATGTTAATCCAGGGCTCAGTCGCCGCTTCGCCATCGACTCGCCATTCATATTCCAAgactttgacgacgatgccCTATCACGAATCCTGGATTTGAAGCTCAAAGATGGTGGATTCCAGGCAACTGCGCAGGCCAAGCGAGTTGCGCTGGACATTCTTTCCCGGGAGCGTAACCGTCCGAATTTTGGCAATGCTGGTGCCATAGACAACTTATTGAGTAAAGCAAAAGGCGGCTATCAGAAGCGGATTTCCGCGGGAAAAGCGAAAAGAAGCCAATTGGAGGCAGTCGACTTTGATGACAACTTTGACCGCCGGAGCGCAACTGATGTAGAGGAACTCTTTGCAGGGGATATCGGACGCGAAAAGGTCATTTCACTACTCAAAAATATCCAGGATAGATTCAGGCAGCTCAAGAGCCTGGGAATggatgtcgacgaggaaatcCCATTCAACTTTTTATTTCGAGGTCCCCCAGGCACCGgaaagacgatgacggcaagGAAGTTTGGCAAGTTGTACTACGACATGGGATTCCTCAGCAAGGCCGAGGTGGTCGAATGCTCAGCAACAGACCTCATTGGCCAGTACGTTGGACATACCGGTCCAAAAGTCCACAAGGTTTTGAACAATGCGCTCGGAAAAGTCTTGTTCATCGACGAGGCCTACCGACTCGCAGGGCACGGCTTCGCAAAGGAAGCAGTTGACGAGCTCGTGGACTCGGTCACCAAAGAAAAGTACAAAGGCAAGCTCATCATAATCCTGGCCGGCTACGTCAAAGACATCAACAATCTTTTGTCTGCGAATCCTGGGATGACGAGCCGATTCCCCGAGACGATAGACTTTGACCCGCTCAGCGCTGAGGACTGCCTCAAGCTGCTCACAAGCTCGCTGGCCAAGAGGAAGGCAGACATTGAGCGAAAAGGAAAACTGCTAGACTTGTCCTGCTTGCAATACCCATCCGAAGATTTTGAAAGGAACATTCTGGACTTGTTTCGGTCACTCTCAGGGGTCGAGGGATGGGCCAGCGCGAGGGATGTTAAGCAGCTTGCCAAGGACATCTTTCGCAATGTAGATCTTTCTTCTCCGTCATTAAAAGTCGAGCAAGATGAGGTCAGCGAAGCGCTTAACACCATGCTCCTGAAACGCTCAAAAATGGaacaagatgctgcggcgACAGACTTGAGCCTGGACTTGGCGAACCTCCAACTGCGCGAGGGTTCGCGACCACCCTTGCCCTCCCAGAGCAATATATCTACCAAATCCCAGCAAGAAGAGCGCACAAACAAGACAGATGACGTGGTCAGTACGGAGGAGCCCGACCAAGACAAATCGGCCTGCGATGGCCTGGGCATTCGGGACGCTGGTGTAAGAGATGAGGTTTGGGAACAGCTTCAGCAAGATTGGGCCGAGGAGCAACGCCGCGAGGCAGAGTATCGCGAATTAAAAGAGGCGCAGAAATCTGCTACAGACGAGAATCGGGAGCGCATTGTGCGGCAGTTgatagaagaagaaaaacgtAGGAAAGAAGAGGCGGCTATGAAGGCAAGATTAATGGCTCTTGGAAGATGTCCCGTTGGCTATCACTGGATTAAGCAAAGCGGTGGTTACAGATGCGCTGGGGGTTCCCATTACATGTCAGATGCGGATATTAATGCCCTTTGA